One genomic region from Pseudomonas sp. R5-89-07 encodes:
- a CDS encoding DUF748 domain-containing protein gives MKRRYSWPLWTVAGLVLVLVAVNIALPYLVRNYLNEKLADMGDYRGEIADVDLALWRGAYRINGLQIVKVDGKVPVPFVKAPLIEFAVSWHSLWYDHAVVAEGHFVRPEINFVDGGANKQASQTGKGTDWQEQLSKLLPITLNEVRIEDGKIAFHNFNSKPKVNINATGVNASFYNLTNVVDVEGKRDARFEGKALLQGQAPLEANATFDPLSDFEEFELRFRARDLQLKRMNDFASAYGKFDFKAGTGDVVVEAQAEKGQLTGYIKPLLRDVEVFDWQQDVENKDKNIFRSIWEAVVGASETVLKNQRKNQFATRVELSGSVHQQNVSAFSAVIAILRNGFIQAFNARYEQPKPSAD, from the coding sequence ATGAAACGTCGCTACAGTTGGCCGCTCTGGACCGTCGCCGGGCTGGTGCTGGTCCTGGTTGCCGTGAACATCGCGCTGCCTTACCTGGTGCGCAACTACCTGAATGAAAAACTCGCCGACATGGGCGATTACCGTGGCGAAATTGCTGATGTGGACCTGGCGTTATGGCGCGGCGCCTACCGGATCAACGGCCTGCAGATCGTCAAGGTGGACGGCAAGGTGCCGGTGCCGTTCGTCAAGGCGCCGCTGATCGAATTTGCGGTGAGCTGGCATTCCCTGTGGTACGACCATGCAGTGGTGGCCGAGGGGCATTTTGTGCGGCCAGAAATCAATTTTGTCGACGGTGGCGCCAACAAGCAGGCGTCCCAGACCGGTAAAGGCACCGACTGGCAGGAACAACTGAGCAAGCTGCTGCCGATCACCCTCAACGAGGTGCGCATCGAAGACGGCAAGATCGCCTTTCATAATTTCAACTCCAAGCCCAAGGTCAACATCAACGCCACCGGGGTCAACGCCAGCTTCTACAACCTGACCAACGTGGTGGACGTGGAAGGCAAGCGTGACGCGCGCTTTGAAGGCAAGGCATTGTTGCAAGGCCAGGCGCCGCTGGAAGCCAACGCCACCTTTGACCCGCTGAGCGATTTCGAAGAGTTTGAACTGCGCTTTCGCGCCCGTGACCTGCAACTCAAGCGCATGAATGACTTTGCTTCGGCCTATGGCAAATTCGACTTCAAGGCCGGAACCGGCGACGTGGTGGTCGAAGCCCAGGCGGAAAAAGGCCAACTGACCGGCTATATCAAGCCGCTGCTGCGCGATGTCGAGGTGTTCGACTGGCAGCAGGACGTTGAAAACAAAGACAAGAACATCTTCCGCTCGATCTGGGAGGCCGTGGTGGGCGCCAGCGAGACGGTGTTGAAGAACCAGCGCAAAAACCAGTTCGCCACCCGCGTGGAGCTGAGCGGCAGCGTGCATCAGCAAAATGTCAGTGCGTTTTCCGCGGTGATCGCGATTTTGCGCAATGGCTTCATCCAGGCGTTCAATGCCCGTTATGAACAACCCAAGCCCAGCGCCGATTAA
- the cysK gene encoding cysteine synthase A, translating into MSRIFADNAHSIGNTPLVQINRIAPRGVTILAKIEGRNPGYSVKCRIGANMIWDAESSGKLKPGMTIVEPTSGNTGIGLAFVAAARGYKLLLTMPASMSIERRKVLKALGAELVLTEPAKGMKGAIEKAADIVAGDPGTYFMPGQFENPANPAIHEKTTGPEIWDDTDGAVDVLVAGVGTGGTITGVSRYIKQTAGKPILSVAVEPLVSPVITQALAGDEIKPSPHKIQGIGAGFVPKNLDLSMVDRVELVTDEESKAMARRLMQEEGILCGISCGAAMAVAVRLAEKPEMQGKTIVVILPDSGERYLSSMLFSDLFTEQENQA; encoded by the coding sequence ATGAGCCGCATCTTTGCAGACAACGCGCACTCCATCGGTAATACGCCCCTGGTGCAGATCAACCGCATCGCACCGCGCGGGGTCACCATCCTGGCCAAGATCGAGGGGCGCAACCCAGGCTACTCGGTGAAGTGCCGCATTGGCGCGAACATGATCTGGGATGCGGAAAGCAGCGGCAAACTCAAGCCGGGCATGACCATTGTCGAACCCACCTCCGGCAATACCGGGATTGGCCTGGCGTTCGTGGCGGCGGCGCGCGGTTACAAACTGCTGCTGACCATGCCGGCGTCCATGAGCATCGAGCGCCGTAAAGTGCTCAAGGCCCTGGGTGCCGAGCTGGTGCTGACCGAACCGGCCAAGGGCATGAAAGGTGCGATTGAAAAGGCCGCTGACATTGTTGCCGGCGACCCGGGCACCTATTTCATGCCGGGCCAGTTCGAAAACCCGGCAAACCCGGCCATCCACGAGAAAACCACCGGCCCGGAAATCTGGGATGACACCGATGGCGCCGTCGATGTGCTGGTGGCGGGTGTGGGCACCGGAGGCACCATCACCGGCGTGTCGCGTTATATCAAGCAGACGGCGGGCAAGCCGATCCTGTCGGTGGCGGTGGAACCGCTCGTGTCGCCGGTGATCACCCAGGCGCTGGCCGGTGACGAGATCAAGCCCAGCCCGCACAAGATCCAGGGCATTGGCGCAGGTTTCGTGCCGAAAAACCTCGACCTGTCGATGGTCGACCGCGTAGAGCTGGTTACCGATGAAGAATCCAAGGCCATGGCCCGGCGCTTGATGCAGGAAGAAGGCATCCTGTGCGGCATCTCCTGCGGCGCCGCGATGGCCGTGGCGGTGCGCCTGGCCGAGAAACCGGAGATGCAGGGCAAGACCATCGTGGTGATCCTGCCGGACTCGGGGGAGCGCTACCTGTCGAGCATGCTGTTCAGCGATTTGTTTACCGAGCAGGAAAACCAGGCTTGA
- a CDS encoding aspartyl/asparaginyl beta-hydroxylase domain-containing protein, translating to MTFSLTAKLSVLLLFIGSTLYVHLRGKARLPMLRQFVNHSALFAPYNALMYLFSAVPSKPYLDRSKFPELDVLKDNWEVIREEAMHLFDEGYIRAAEKNNDAGFGSFFKKGWKRFYLKWYDKPLPSAEALCPKTVALVSSIPNVKGAMFALLPGGSHLNPHRDPFAGSLRYHLGLSTPNSDDCRIFVDGQVYAWRDGEDVMFDETYVHWVKNETEKTRVILFCDIERPLSNRVMTRVNRWVSKQLGRATAPQNLDDERVGGINQAYAWSKTFSDKFSGQVKQWKRKHPKAYRIARPVLAVVVLVLLWKWLFG from the coding sequence ATGACCTTTTCTTTGACCGCCAAACTGTCGGTGTTGCTGCTGTTTATCGGCAGCACGCTGTATGTGCACCTGCGCGGCAAGGCCCGTTTGCCGATGTTGCGCCAGTTCGTCAACCATTCGGCGCTGTTCGCCCCGTATAACGCCTTGATGTACCTGTTTTCCGCGGTGCCGTCCAAGCCCTACCTGGACCGCAGCAAGTTCCCGGAACTGGACGTGCTCAAGGACAATTGGGAAGTGATCCGCGAAGAGGCCATGCACCTGTTCGACGAGGGCTACATCCGCGCCGCCGAAAAGAACAACGACGCCGGTTTCGGTTCGTTTTTCAAGAAGGGCTGGAAGCGCTTCTACCTCAAGTGGTACGACAAACCCCTGCCATCGGCCGAGGCCCTGTGCCCGAAAACCGTGGCGCTGGTCAGCAGTATTCCCAATGTGAAGGGCGCGATGTTCGCGCTGTTGCCGGGCGGCAGCCACCTGAACCCGCACCGCGACCCGTTCGCCGGCTCCCTGCGCTATCACCTGGGCCTGTCCACGCCCAATTCCGACGACTGCCGCATCTTCGTCGACGGCCAGGTCTACGCCTGGCGCGACGGTGAAGACGTGATGTTCGACGAGACCTACGTGCACTGGGTGAAGAACGAGACCGAAAAGACCCGCGTGATCCTGTTCTGCGACATTGAGCGCCCGCTGAGCAACCGCGTGATGACTCGCGTCAACCGTTGGGTCAGCAAGCAGCTGGGGCGTGCAACCGCGCCGCAGAACCTTGACGACGAGCGCGTGGGTGGGATCAACCAGGCGTATGCCTGGAGCAAGACCTTCAGCGACAAGTTCAGCGGCCAGGTCAAACAGTGGAAGCGCAAGCATCCCAAGGCCTACCGCATCGCGCGCCCGGTGCTGGCGGTGGTTGTGCTGGTATTGCTGTGGAAGTGGCTGTTCGGCTGA
- the acnA gene encoding aconitate hydratase AcnA — translation MSSLDSLRTLKTLQIDSKTYHYFSLPEAAKSLGDLDKLPMSLKVLLENLLRWEDAKTVTGTDLKAIAAWLKQRQSDREIQYRPARVLMQDFTGVPAVVDLAAMRAAVAKAGGDPQRINPLSPVDLVIDHSVMVDKFGNADAFEQNVDIEMQRNGERYAFLRWGQSAFDNFSVVPPGTGICHQVNLEYLGRTVWTKDEDGRTYAFPDTLVGTDSHTTMINGLGVLGWGVGGIEAEAAMLGQPVSMLIPEVIGFKLTGKLKEGITATDLVLTVTQMLRKKGVVGKFVEFYGDGLADLPLADRATIANMAPEYGATCGFFPVDEVTLDYLRLSGRPAETVKLVEAYTKAQGLWRNAGQEPIFTDTLALDMGSVEASLAGPKRPQDRVALPNVGQAFSDFLDLQFKPTSKEEGRLESEGGGGVAVGNADLVGEADYEYEGTTYRLKNGAVVIAAITSCTNTSNPSVMMAAGLLAKKAVEKGLTRKPWVKSSLAPGSKVVTDYYKAAGLTQYLDQLGFDLVGYGCTTCIGNSGPLPEPIEKAIQQADLTVASVLSGNRNFEGRVHPLVKTNWLASPPLVVAYALAGTVRIDISSEPLGNDPHGNPVYLKDIWPSSQEIADAVAQVSTGMFHKEYAEVFAGDEQWQAIEVPQAATYVWQKDSTYIQHPPFFDDIGGPLPVIADIKGANVLALLGDSVTTDHISPAGNIKTDSPAGRYLREQGVDPRDFNSYGSRRGNHEVMMRGTFANIRIRNEMLGGEEGGNTLYIPTGEKMAIYDAAMKYQASGTPLVVIAGQEYGTGSSRDWAAKGTNLLGVKAVIAESFERIHRSNLVGMGVLPLQFKLDQNRKSLKLTGKEKVDILGLTDVEIEPRMNLTLVITREDGSSEKVEVLCRIDTLNEVEYFKSGGILHYVLRQLIAS, via the coding sequence ATGTCATCCCTTGATAGCCTGAGAACCCTTAAAACCCTGCAGATAGACAGCAAGACCTACCACTATTTCAGCCTACCCGAAGCCGCCAAGAGCCTGGGTGACCTGGACAAGCTGCCGATGTCGCTCAAAGTGCTGCTGGAAAACCTGCTGCGCTGGGAAGACGCCAAGACCGTCACCGGCACTGACCTGAAGGCCATCGCCGCCTGGCTCAAGCAACGCCAGTCCGACCGCGAGATCCAGTACCGCCCCGCCCGCGTGCTGATGCAGGACTTCACTGGCGTGCCCGCCGTGGTCGACCTGGCCGCCATGCGCGCCGCCGTGGCCAAGGCCGGCGGCGACCCGCAGCGCATCAACCCGCTGTCGCCGGTCGACCTGGTGATCGACCACTCGGTGATGGTCGACAAGTTCGGCAACGCCGATGCCTTTGAACAGAACGTCGACATCGAAATGCAGCGCAACGGCGAACGCTACGCCTTCCTGCGCTGGGGCCAGAGCGCCTTTGACAACTTCAGTGTAGTGCCGCCGGGCACTGGCATCTGCCACCAGGTCAACCTGGAATACCTCGGCCGCACCGTGTGGACCAAGGATGAAGACGGCCGCACCTACGCCTTCCCCGATACCCTGGTGGGCACCGACTCCCACACCACCATGATCAACGGCCTCGGCGTACTGGGCTGGGGCGTGGGCGGGATCGAAGCGGAAGCGGCGATGCTCGGCCAGCCGGTGTCGATGCTGATCCCGGAAGTGATCGGCTTCAAGCTCACCGGCAAATTGAAAGAGGGCATCACCGCCACCGACCTGGTACTGACGGTGACCCAGATGCTGCGCAAAAAAGGCGTGGTGGGTAAATTCGTCGAATTCTATGGCGACGGCCTGGCCGACCTGCCCCTGGCCGATCGCGCCACCATCGCCAACATGGCGCCTGAATACGGCGCGACCTGCGGCTTTTTCCCGGTAGACGAGGTGACGCTGGACTACCTGCGCCTGTCCGGTCGCCCGGCTGAGACCGTCAAGCTGGTCGAGGCCTACACCAAGGCCCAGGGCCTGTGGCGCAACGCCGGCCAGGAGCCGATTTTCACCGACACTCTGGCGCTGGACATGGGCAGCGTCGAAGCCAGCCTCGCCGGGCCCAAACGCCCGCAGGACCGTGTCGCCCTGCCCAACGTGGGCCAGGCGTTCAGTGACTTCCTCGACCTGCAGTTCAAACCCACCAGCAAGGAAGAAGGCCGCCTGGAAAGCGAAGGCGGTGGCGGCGTCGCCGTGGGCAATGCCGACCTGGTGGGGGAAGCCGATTACGAATACGAAGGCACCACCTATCGCCTGAAAAACGGTGCAGTGGTGATCGCGGCCATCACCTCCTGCACCAACACCTCCAACCCCAGCGTGATGATGGCCGCCGGGCTGCTGGCCAAGAAGGCGGTGGAAAAAGGCCTGACGCGCAAGCCGTGGGTCAAGAGCTCCCTGGCGCCGGGCTCGAAAGTGGTCACCGACTATTACAAGGCTGCCGGCCTCACCCAATACCTGGACCAGCTCGGCTTCGACCTGGTGGGCTACGGCTGCACCACCTGTATCGGCAACTCCGGGCCGCTGCCCGAGCCGATTGAAAAAGCCATCCAGCAAGCCGACCTCACCGTCGCCTCGGTGCTGTCCGGCAACCGCAACTTCGAAGGCCGCGTGCACCCGCTGGTGAAAACCAACTGGCTGGCCTCGCCGCCCCTCGTGGTGGCCTACGCGCTGGCCGGCACGGTGCGGATCGATATCAGCAGCGAGCCACTGGGTAACGACCCGCACGGCAACCCGGTGTACCTCAAGGACATCTGGCCCAGCAGCCAGGAGATCGCCGACGCGGTGGCCCAGGTCAGCACGGGCATGTTCCACAAGGAGTACGCCGAGGTGTTTGCCGGCGACGAACAGTGGCAAGCGATTGAAGTGCCGCAGGCGGCAACCTATGTGTGGCAGAAGGACTCCACCTATATCCAGCACCCACCGTTCTTCGACGATATCGGCGGCCCGCTGCCGGTAATCGCAGACATCAAGGGCGCCAACGTGCTGGCCCTGCTCGGCGACTCGGTGACCACCGACCATATCTCCCCTGCCGGCAACATCAAGACCGACAGCCCCGCCGGCCGCTACCTGCGCGAGCAGGGCGTGGACCCACGGGACTTCAACTCCTACGGCTCGCGCCGGGGCAACCATGAAGTGATGATGCGCGGCACCTTTGCCAATATCCGTATCCGCAATGAAATGCTCGGCGGCGAAGAAGGCGGTAATACGCTGTATATCCCGACCGGCGAGAAGATGGCGATCTACGATGCCGCCATGAAGTATCAGGCGTCGGGCACACCGCTGGTGGTGATCGCAGGCCAGGAATACGGCACCGGTTCAAGCCGCGACTGGGCGGCCAAGGGCACCAACCTGCTGGGGGTCAAGGCGGTAATCGCGGAAAGCTTCGAGCGCATCCACCGTTCCAACCTGGTGGGCATGGGCGTGCTGCCGTTGCAGTTCAAGCTGGACCAGAACCGCAAATCCCTCAAGCTCACCGGCAAGGAAAAGGTCGATATCCTCGGGCTGACGGACGTCGAGATCGAACCACGGATGAACCTGACACTGGTGATTACCCGGGAAGATGGCAGCAGCGAGAAAGTCGAGGTGCTGTGCCGGATCGATACCCTCAATGAAGTGGAGTACTTCAAATCAGGCGGCATCCTGCACTACGTGCTGCGCCAGTTGATTGCCTCTTAA